The Deltaproteobacteria bacterium genomic interval TCCTGCAGCCCGAGGGAGGCCCGAAGCCCGTTGTCACCCACCGCGACGGGCCTCACCGCCTCGGTGTCGGACCAGTTGTGAATGACGTGCACCCGCCCGGGATCGACGCCCATCGCGGCCATCCGGTCGGCCATGCAGCGGCCGATGACGATGACCGCTCGAGCGCCCCGGAGCGTCCGACCCGCGAGGGCCTCGAGGCCGCGGGTGAGGACGCTCCGACGGGGGAGCACCCCGGCCTCGGTGGCCACGTGCGGATAGAGGTCCATCACGATGCAGGCGTAGGGCTGCCCTCGGGTCAGGCCGAGCGCCCCACCCCAGGCGCCGAAGAGCGGTGGCTGGGTCATGAAGACGTTGAGGTCGACGCCGCGGCCGAGGCCGGAGAGGGTGCTCGCCCCGAGGACGTAGCCGGCGTGGGTCATCGCCTTGGCCAGGCGGCCCTGCCCGAGGGCGGGGGTCGGGACCGTACGGAAGCTCAGCCCCTCCCGGTCCTCCCTCACCTCCCCGGGGCGATAGGCCCGGCCGGCGATGACGACCTCCACCGAGTGCCCTCGATCCGCCAGCACCGGGAGCAGGTCTCGGTAGAGCGGCGCGACCGGCTCGTAGGTGTTGAAGAAGCGTAGGCGCATGGGCTTCGGCCCTTCGCGGGCCGGGTCAGGCGGGCCGTACGGGTCGGTAGGTGAAGCCCCGATCGTCGAAGGCGATCCGCTCGAAGCCGTACTCGGCCATCAGCTCGTCGTAGCCCTCTCCGGTCCGGGCCAGGGAGATGAAGGACAGGCTCCGCATGGACTCCTTCATCCCCTCGAGGATCTCCCGCTCGGCGCCGTTGGTCGTGATGCTGACCCCATCGATGCGCTGGAGCCCGTGACTCGCCACGATGTTGTCGACCGTGTCGACGTCCATCTCGACTCGCCGGTAGTCCCGCATCCGGGCCTCGTCGTAGTCCTTCGAGCCCTCGGTGAAGTTGGTCGCCGGGTGGGCATCATCGACGAAGAGGACGATCTTCGTCGCCTCCTTCCACGCCCCGCAGTTGCTCACCCGCAGGCTCTCGATCCCCTGCGCCCGGGCCACCCGCTCGAGCTCCTGGGCGCTGCGGGGATCGGGCTCGATGACCACCACGCGGCCGGTGGAGCCCACGAGCAGGGCGAAGTGCATCGCCCGGGAGCGGCCCGAGTGGAGGGTGTCGGCGGGGGCGCCGATCTGCACCACCACGCTCCCCTCCCGGAGCAGGGAGTAGGGGGGGTGCCGCCGGCGCAGGCGCTGACCCACGCCGTACTTGAGCTCGAAGGGGACCCGGCGCAGCCCGGCGTTCACCACCCGGGTGAAGACCCGGTGCGGCAGCGCCTCATGGGACCAGAGGTGGCGCAACCAGATTCGCTGGCTCATCGTGGGTCCTCGCTCTCGGGTCGCGCTCGCACGCCGGCCATCCTATGTCCGCTTCGGGAAGCACGGAAGTCGTTCCCCGGCGGCCCCCGGGGCCCACGCTGGCGCATCGACTCCCGCACGCCTATCGGCTACGAACATCGGTGACCCCACGAGGGGCCCCTCTCCATGCTACCCAGCTTCCTGATCATCGGCGCCATGAAGTCCGCGACGACCTCGCTCTTCCGGGATCTGGGCTACAGCCCGGCGGTCTTCCTCCCCGAGGACAAGGAGCCGAACAGCCTGACCTCCGAGGCCGTCCTCTCCGGGGAGGGGAGGCGGGCCTACGAGGCCCTCTTCTCCGGCGCCACGGCCGGACAGCTCTGCGGTGAGGCCTCGACCGCCTACACCAAGCGGCCGGAGATCGATGGCGTGGCCGGGCGGGCTCACGCGCTCCTCGGACCGGAGCTGAAGCTGATCTACCTGGTGCGGGACCCCGTCGAGCGCATCATCAGCCACCACCACCACGACGTCGCCCGGGGCGTGGCCAGCCCCGACATCGACGCGGAGGTGCGCCGCCAGCCGCGCTACCTCGACATCTCCCGCTACGCGTATCAGCTCGAGCCCTGGATCGAGACCTTCGGCCGGGACCACCTGCTCATCCTTCGCTTCGAGGACTTCACCGCCCGGCGGCGGGAGGTGGTCGACGAGGTCTGCCGCTTCCTGGGCCTCCAGCCCTGTGGTCACCTCATCGACGCCGGGAAGACCTTCAACCCGGGAGACAACCGGCGCCCGACCACCGCCCTCTGGCGCCGGCTCGTGGGCCACCCTCTCTATCGACGGGGCCTGCGGCGCCTGC includes:
- a CDS encoding glycosyltransferase family 4 protein, which encodes MRLRFFNTYEPVAPLYRDLLPVLADRGHSVEVVIAGRAYRPGEVREDREGLSFRTVPTPALGQGRLAKAMTHAGYVLGASTLSGLGRGVDLNVFMTQPPLFGAWGGALGLTRGQPYACIVMDLYPHVATEAGVLPRRSVLTRGLEALAGRTLRGARAVIVIGRCMADRMAAMGVDPGRVHVIHNWSDTEAVRPVAVGDNGLRASLGLQDEFVVMYSGNLGVAHSFEEVLGAAERIGPEAGVSFVFAGEGARKREVEAAARRLPHLRVMGYQPIERLSESLSMGDVHYISLRPGFEGLVVPSKAYGVFAAGRPVLYQGAASGEIARVVEEEEVGVVLAPGDTEGLVEAILGQRDDSAGRAAAGQRARELAVGTYSREAALERYLEVLVGGAS
- a CDS encoding FkbM family methyltransferase; translation: MSQRIWLRHLWSHEALPHRVFTRVVNAGLRRVPFELKYGVGQRLRRRHPPYSLLREGSVVVQIGAPADTLHSGRSRAMHFALLVGSTGRVVVIEPDPRSAQELERVARAQGIESLRVSNCGAWKEATKIVLFVDDAHPATNFTEGSKDYDEARMRDYRRVEMDVDTVDNIVASHGLQRIDGVSITTNGAEREILEGMKESMRSLSFISLARTGEGYDELMAEYGFERIAFDDRGFTYRPVRPA
- a CDS encoding sulfotransferase encodes the protein MLPSFLIIGAMKSATTSLFRDLGYSPAVFLPEDKEPNSLTSEAVLSGEGRRAYEALFSGATAGQLCGEASTAYTKRPEIDGVAGRAHALLGPELKLIYLVRDPVERIISHHHHDVARGVASPDIDAEVRRQPRYLDISRYAYQLEPWIETFGRDHLLILRFEDFTARRREVVDEVCRFLGLQPCGHLIDAGKTFNPGDNRRPTTALWRRLVGHPLYRRGLRRLLPWQVRERLRLRLLPKAPARPPPPRPETVDWIVDELHEDMEALGHLMGSAGAAPWERWRQARSES